A region from the Rufibacter sp. DG15C genome encodes:
- a CDS encoding HAD family phosphatase, with protein MDFSSIKNIIFDLGGVIINLDYAKSTDALRAFSKVNDQVAFSQKSQSELFDQYEMGQISSEAFRQMLRQEYNIEATDAQIDEAWNAMLLDIPSERIDLLRELGKKYKLYLLSNTNAIHMLAFNEIIAQSFEMPSLDSLFDQVYYSHLVGKRKPDAAVFEQILEENDLKREETLFIDDSIQHIESAQRLGIKTLHLAPPLTINQALTEALPTHEG; from the coding sequence GTGGACTTTTCTTCAATAAAAAATATCATCTTCGACTTGGGCGGAGTCATCATCAACCTGGACTATGCTAAAAGCACCGACGCCTTGCGTGCCTTCAGCAAGGTAAACGACCAGGTAGCCTTCAGCCAAAAATCTCAGTCTGAACTCTTTGACCAATATGAGATGGGCCAGATTTCTTCAGAGGCCTTCCGGCAGATGCTACGGCAGGAGTACAACATTGAGGCCACCGACGCCCAGATTGACGAAGCCTGGAACGCCATGCTGTTGGACATCCCATCAGAAAGAATTGACTTGTTACGTGAGTTGGGCAAGAAATATAAGCTGTATCTCCTCAGCAATACCAACGCTATCCACATGTTGGCCTTCAATGAAATCATTGCCCAGAGCTTTGAGATGCCAAGTTTAGATAGTTTGTTTGACCAGGTGTACTACTCGCATTTGGTGGGCAAGCGCAAGCCAGACGCGGCCGTCTTTGAACAGATCCTAGAAGAAAATGACCTAAAGCGCGAAGAGACCCTGTTCATTGACGATAGCATTCAGCACATTGAGAGTGCGCAGCGGTTGGGTATCAAGACGCTGCATTTGGCACCTCCTTTGACCATTAACCAAGCCTTGACCGAAGCCTTGCCCACCCATGAAGGGTAA